The following coding sequences are from one Candidatus Caldatribacterium sp. window:
- a CDS encoding formate--tetrahydrofolate ligase, with translation IPIKEKIEIIATKVYGADGVVYEGGVEEKIKRFTELGWGNLPICMAKTHLSLSHDPKLKGRPRGFKLPVKDIRPAIGAGFLYPLCGEIRTMPGLPSEPAGNRVDIDEEGRIVGLF, from the coding sequence ATATCCCCATAAAGGAGAAAATCGAAATCATCGCCACAAAGGTGTACGGGGCCGATGGAGTGGTGTACGAGGGAGGGGTGGAGGAGAAGATCAAGCGTTTCACAGAGCTTGGATGGGGTAATCTCCCCATCTGCATGGCCAAGACTCACCTTTCCCTTTCCCACGACCCAAAGCTCAAAGGACGACCCCGGGGGTTCAAGCTCCCGGTGAAGGATATCCGTCCGGCCATAGGTGCAGGGTTCCTCTATCCCCTCTGTGGGGAGATTCGCACCATGCCTGGATTGCCTTCAGAGCCGGCGGGGAATAGAGTTGATATTGACGAGGAAGGACGGATTGTGGGGCTTTTCTGA